AGGTTCAGGATAGCGGAGTATCTGAAGGCCCTTACGGCGATACTGCTCATCGTGTGGCTTTTCAAAGGGCCTTTGCGTCTGGAGGCCTATAACGACCAGCTGGTCTACGCGATAGTGGCGCTTATCTTTGCCTTCGAACTTCTCGCGGTGGGCAAGTGGTTCGGGGTAACGGTGAGCGGAATAGTCTTTGCCCTCGCGAAAGGCTTCTTCTGGACGAGCGTCTTTCTGTTCTTCGGCCAGTGGCTCGGGATGAGCGAGGCCCTTCACAGCTACGCCGGCACTGCCTTTGCCTACGCGGTGGTTCTGGCAATAGCAGGTCTGCTTCTCTCCAAGTTCGACGAGAAAAGGCTCGATTTGAAGGTCGAGAGCAAGGCCTACGAGTTCAGCGGGGCCGATTTCGGGGAGGTGAAGCTCAGGGGGACCGGCAAGGCCTATCCCGTGAAGTTCGGACGGAAGAGGGTAGGCTGGGTGATAGATGGGAGTGTTGAGGTGGAAGCCGAGACGCCGCTCGGAAGGGTAACGAAGAGGCTCCTCAGCCCGGTCATCGTGTGGACCGAGGAGAAGATAGCCGGGCGAAAAACAGCCGCTGATTCGGGTTTCGTTTCGAGGGTAAACGAGATGATAAACCCCGACCGGCTCTACCGGAAGGGCAGAAAGGACAGCGTGGTTGACCTGGGCTTCATCAAGGTCTACGAGGGGGAGGGCTTCGAGTACGTAAAGTTGCCCTTCATCGAAGTGGTAGAGACGCCGGGCGGCGAAGAGGTCAGGATAGGCCCGATGAGGTTCCGCGAGGGCAACCCGGAGATGCCTCCCGGCGATATGCTGACCATCAAGGAGCTCCGCAACGGCTTCCAGCTCACAAAAGTTGGTGACAGGCTCAGGATTCAGACCGACGAGTATTCCATCGAGGTGGACGGGGAGAGGGTCACTTACCGGAGCGGAAGCGAGAGCCTTAGCCTGGGCGAAACCGTGTCCCTGCGCTCGGGTGACGTTTCGGTCACCGTAGGCAGGGGGAGGGCAAAGATACGCATCGAGGACGTCGTCATCTCTGCCAGGGAAGGAAAGGTCCGCATAAGGGCCGGCGGGAAGACGTACACCGTTGAGAACTCCGAGGCCTACAGGCTAGTGATGGATAAGGCCAAGGAGATAGTCGAGGAGCAGAGCGCGGAGCTGATAGAGGGGCTCGGCATAGACAGAACCCTGCTCAACAGGCGCGTGAAGGAACTCTTGGACGAACTGATGGGGTTCTTGGGGTGATCTGCGATGATGTTCGAGGACATTCTGGAAGTCGAGATAAAGGCCACAAACGGCCGGATCGAGATTGAGGGCTGGGAGAACGATTACGTGGAAGTGAACTACGTTCCGCACGGTGAGGTGAAGGTCACCGTCGAGCAGAAGGGGAGCAGGCTCATCATCGGGGAGGAGCCAAAGAGGAAGTTCCTGAACCTGCTCGGGGAAAAGGGCTGGGCCGAGATAAGCGTTAAAGTTCCGCGGGGGGTCCTGGTAAACGCGAAGAACGTGAACGGCGAGCTCAAGGCCAGGGGCGTGCGCTTTGAGGAGGTAACAACGGTGAACGGCAAGATAACGCTGGAGGACTGCGAGGCCGAGAAGCTTAGCACGGTTAACGGGGAGATAAGGGCCGGTCTAACGGTTGCCGGCCCCCTTAAGGCCTCCACCGTGAACGGGGAAATCGAGCTTACCATCGAAGAGCTTGAGGGGGACGTCGAGGTAAGCTGCGTCAACGGAGACATCGTGCTTCGCCTGACCGAGTTCTGCGATGCGAGGATAGTGAGCAAGGGGGTTAACGGAGACGTCAAATTGGTCGGCATAGATCCCGATGACCCGGTCATCGGGACGGGCGAGTTCGAGGTCAAGGCCAGCACTGTGAACGGCGACGTCAGGGTGGAGGTCGTTTAATTACATAATCACACAATTAGGTAATAGCACAAACCCGGGGGCACGGAAATGGGCGATCGAGGCAGTTTGGGTAGGAACTTCTGGCTCTTCGCGATTGGTCGCTTCATCTCCCAGCTCGGCTGGGCGGTGCAGGAGGTGGCGCTGCCGCTCTATGTG
This Thermococcus cleftensis DNA region includes the following protein-coding sequences:
- a CDS encoding DUF4097 family beta strand repeat-containing protein, whose translation is MMFEDILEVEIKATNGRIEIEGWENDYVEVNYVPHGEVKVTVEQKGSRLIIGEEPKRKFLNLLGEKGWAEISVKVPRGVLVNAKNVNGELKARGVRFEEVTTVNGKITLEDCEAEKLSTVNGEIRAGLTVAGPLKASTVNGEIELTIEELEGDVEVSCVNGDIVLRLTEFCDARIVSKGVNGDVKLVGIDPDDPVIGTGEFEVKASTVNGDVRVEVV